In the genome of Alphaproteobacteria bacterium, the window GTTTTTGAAGTTATCTTCCTCTGAACTCAAAACTAAAGTCTCTGAGATTCCTCGGTCAATACCAACAGTCGGCAAGTGATTTCCTGGAATCACCATCTCTTTTTCACAACAAAAACAAATGTACCAACCATCTCCTTCTTTTTTGACTGTGGCATTTTTAACTTTGCCTTCAATATCTCTGGAGATTCTAAAAGCAACTTCTCCTATTTTAGGAAGCTTTACAAAGGCCTTGCTTTTCGTCACTTTCCTTATTGAAAACTGCTTGGAGTCTGGAAATCTAAAGCTATCCCCTTGCCCCTTTTTTTTGAATTTTGGAAATCCAAAACCTGACTTCCAAAAAGAATTAAACGCACGATCTAGATCTTTTAAACTTTGTTGTAGTATTTGCGCTGGAGAATCTTTTATCCATTCAAAGCCTTCACATTTTTTTAATTCTTTGAGCTCATTGGCCTGATCATAGTAATTACAAGACAGACGATATTGACTCCAAGAAAGAATTCTATGTTCAAGGCAAAGATTATAGAGAAAGCGAGTCGTTCCGGCCCACGATGAGAAAATCTCTGCTTGAGTTGGTTTAGTCATTAATTTGAATTTGTACGCCAAATTTATTTTATTCATTGTAAGCGAAAACTATCATACCTTGACCAATCGGTAAAGAGAAAGTATGTATTAGTCTATGAGCAATTTAAATTCAAAAAAGGCCATCAAAGAACGTTTGAACCCTAAGATTAGGCATGGTCGACATTGCACGTTTCTTATTCATGCCCATTTAGTCTTTGTCACAAAATACAGAAGAGTTTGTTTTACTCCTCGAGTGCTTGATCATCTCAAGGAAGTATTTGACTCTGTTTGCAACGACTTTGAAGCAGAGCTGGTTGAATTTCAAGGTGAAGGAGATCATGTTCACCTCCTTGTGAATTATCCTCCTAAAGTTGCTCTTTCAAGATTTGTTGGTTCTTTAAAAGGCGTCTCGTCACGATATATTCGAGAATCTAACTACCCTGAGATTAAA includes:
- the tnpA gene encoding IS200/IS605 family transposase, which translates into the protein MSNLNSKKAIKERLNPKIRHGRHCTFLIHAHLVFVTKYRRVCFTPRVLDHLKEVFDSVCNDFEAELVEFQGEGDHVHLLVNYPPKVALSRFVGSLKGVSSRYIRESNYPEIKKKLWGKALWSPSYFAGSCGGAPLEIIKQYIEQQERPH